TACTATTGCGGCCTGTGTCGTCCGGCTTTCCCTCCTCATAAAAGTTATCCTGTGTGGGCCAGGCTGCCGCCGGAGGCCGAGCCCGGGTTGTGGCAGAGCGCCGGGCAGGCCCTGGCCCAGGAGCATGGGGTCAACCTGGTGTATGTGGAATCCTGGCCCGCGGCGCAGGCGTTGCTGGGCGCGGAAGCGCCCCAGAGCTGGCACATCCTTGGGGTGGGGCCCAATCCCTCAAGTCCGGGAGAGGGACATTTGGCGGCCGGCGTGGATTGGGTGGGGAGCTTGCAGGCGTTGTGGGAGCAGGGCGTGCAGCAGGGTAAGGTTTCCTCCTTGGTACCGCCCTTTGTGGTCCAGGGGACGACGCCGGGACATCGCCACTGGGCTCAGCAGGTTCTGCAGTGCCTTTGGGAGGGCCGGATTTCACCATGAAACGGCAGGCTTTCACTTGTCAAAGCGTTCATCAGCGGCTATACTAAGGGCGGATGAATCCCGCAAGACTCTCTCTCAAGGAGGAGCAAGATGAAACGACTGTACTGGCTGGTGGCTGTTTTGGTTTTGGTCGCGATGGTGCTCAGCGCCTGCGGTCAGAAGACCGAGCAGCCGAAACAGGTAGACTGCGGCAGCGCGGAGGTGTTCTGCGTTGGCCTGGTCACCGATGTGGGCGAAGTTGACGACAAGTCCTTCAACCAGTCCGCCTGGGAAGGCGTGAAGATGGCGAAGGAGAAGGGCGTCGCCGATCAGATCGATTACATCGAGACCAAGGACGCCAAGGACTACGAGGCCAACATCGAACTCTTCGCCCAGAAGGGCTACGATGTCATCGTCACCGTGGGCTTTGCCCTGGGTGAGGCCACCAACAACATGGCCAAGAAGTACCCCAACATCAAGTTTATCGGTGTGGACCAGTTCCAGGTTTGGGCGGTGGATGATGACCCGAACAACGACCTGCCCAATGTGGCGGGCCTGATCTTCCACGAGGATCAGGCGGGCTTCCTGGCCGGTGCGTTGGCGGCCATGCTCTCCAAGAGCGGCACCATCGCCGCCGTGTTGGGCACCGACCTGGTGCCGCCAGTGGTGGCCTTCAAGGAGGGTTACGAGGCCGGCGCGAAATACATCAACCCGGACATCAAGGTCATCGCCACCTATCACCCCGGCGGCCTGGATGTGGCCTTCACCGACCCCGAGTGGGGCGCGGCCACGGCTAAGCAGGCCATCGACCAGGGCGCGGATGTAGTCTTCGGCGCGGGCGGTAAGACCGGCAACGGCGCCATCATCGAGGTGGCACAGCACCCCGGCGTGTACTGCATCGGTGTGGACACCGACCAGTGGGAGACCGTGCCTGAGGCGCGCCCCTGCCTGGTCAGCAGCGCCATGAAGTTGATCACCC
This portion of the Anaerolineae bacterium genome encodes:
- a CDS encoding BMP family ABC transporter substrate-binding protein: MKRLYWLVAVLVLVAMVLSACGQKTEQPKQVDCGSAEVFCVGLVTDVGEVDDKSFNQSAWEGVKMAKEKGVADQIDYIETKDAKDYEANIELFAQKGYDVIVTVGFALGEATNNMAKKYPNIKFIGVDQFQVWAVDDDPNNDLPNVAGLIFHEDQAGFLAGALAAMLSKSGTIAAVLGTDLVPPVVAFKEGYEAGAKYINPDIKVIATYHPGGLDVAFTDPEWGAATAKQAIDQGADVVFGAGGKTGNGAIIEVAQHPGVYCIGVDTDQWETVPEARPCLVSSAMKLITPGVFDLIQKAKSGDFPAGNYFGEVGLAPFHDFDSKVPQEVKDKLNEIRQGLLNGTIDTGYKP